DNA from Diachasmimorpha longicaudata isolate KC_UGA_2023 chromosome 17, iyDiaLong2, whole genome shotgun sequence:
CCAGACGCACCAGGCGATTATAGGAAACGTCCAAGTGAGTAAGACCCTGGGGAGGTAGATTGtttgttcaatttttgcaCCGATTCTATAATTGGATGAAACGAGATGACTGTTTTGAACAAAAACTATCATTGAATCAGCAGGTTGGAAGACGCTAAACTAAATCATTAATCATAAAAACTTTAAATATTCTCTAAATCATTTGTTCAATTGCGTGGAAACGGCATTTAAAAGTGTTTCAAAGTACTTCAAAtttagattgaaaaaaaaaaaacaaataataagttatttatatttttacaacTTAAAGTAGACTCATTGGCATTATCGCCTGATGGAAATTGATGTGCTTcaagttgtaaaaaaattgatatgttCTTGTTGgtaatttgttgaaaaatattggaaaattaatggtATTTTGTAAGCCCTTAATAGGCTTctaccatattttttttgcgagGAGTGGTTATTATGAATTAGGGTATTATAAAACGCACCTTAAGCCTTGATATAGAATCAGTTGTATGAATCCCCGAGAGCATATTCCAGCCCATATCAAGAATTGAAAGAGATTCTGCAGTAGGTCCGGAGAGTGATTTAATTGGCAATCTCATGAACTGATTATGGGACAGATCGAGGCTCTCGAGATTTGGCTCAGTAAAAACATTATCCGGAAGTGTTCTAAGTCGATTGTGAGAGAGATCTAAAATCCTTAGTTTTTTCAGTGTCCTAAGAACGTCTGCTGATATATCCATAATATCGTTATGGGAAAGCAGAAGCACTTGGATGTTCTTTGTATTTCTGAAGCAATCGAACTCAATCTCTATGATATCATTGTGACGAAGATCTAACCATTGAAGATGGGGAAGAGATCCAAAGACACCTTGAGTCATGTTCAGCAGTTCATTGTTTGACAGGTATAGGTGAGTTAATGAGTACTCCACTGGACGGAAGTAAAACTTCATTATGTCGGTTATGTTGTTCCAACTGAGATCTAGGACTTTGATATTTGATTGTAGACTTCCACCACCAGCGAAATACACTGGAATGATAGATTCCAATTGCAATACGGCTGAATCAATGTTCTATTAATGTTTATACTTACTGCTAGTGGCCGGAAGATAAGTGGAGGAATTAATCTTCAATCGTGCAATCAAATTATGGCTGACATTGACCTTGAGTGCTGCAAGAGTGCCAACTTGGTCAAACCATTCGAAATCAAACTCAGTTAGTTGATTATAAGCCATATCGAGAAATTCCAGATCTggtaaattttgaaaagacTCGTCATTGACGGTCTTCATTTTGTTTCCCCTGAGATTTAGGTACTTCAGCCGATTCATATTCATGAATGCGCGTCTCTCGATCTTTTCAATCTTATTGTCCTGGAGATTGAGAATTGTCATTGCTGCTAGATCGACAAATGCATGAGTTTGGAGGTTCGATATATGATTGTATCCAAAGTTAACTTCTTCGAGAGTGGAGTGAATGTCACcctgtaataattattattccacTTTCAAATGATCATCATATGTGGAGAATACTCCAtccagaaagaaattttctacaaaaattgcAGTACAAGAATGCCAAAGAATTGCAATCTGccgacagtaaaaaaaaattgagttctgttaaagataaaaattcacagaatTTCTTGAAAGCTTTTGGGGCTCTCTTTATccacaataaaatttccatcacTATACTGTGCCTCGATCATAACATCGCGTTTTTTCTGCCGCattagtaataaaattttcatagaaaattccTCTCATTGTACTTTTAGTTTATTACACGTAACATTATTTAACTGcatttcattatcattaaaCGTATTCTAATTAATGCCCCCCTTGATTGAGTTCGTTCATGATATTAATTACataattgatgaaattatttcacaaaatttctACTTCTACTAATTAATTACTAAAATCGTTTTGTGCATTTACTAATTCTCCGAATTAGTGGCCTTACTTGGAATGTCCCCTTTTTAATatctgaaatttcattatccTGAATCTCAATCCGTTTAATCCTCTTTAAAAAGTGGAACGAATTCTCAGGCATGGAGCGAAGCTGATTATTACTCAAATCCAAATATTGAAGGTTGGTGAGTGCTGTAAATGGTTTCGCCGGCACTTCGGTCGTGGACAATGCATGAGCGAGTTTAAGAGTTATGAGCGAATGTCCAACCTCGGTGAAAGCAGTCTCCTCGATTAAGGAAATAGAATTCTCCGAGAAATCCAAGTATTTTATCCCTCGTACGTGGGTAAAGGTGTGACCTTTAATGGTATTGAGATTGCTCTGGATGATATGCAGTTCCTTAACATCAATTCCAAACTCCAGGAAGTCGTCGGGAGAGAGGGTCGACTGAGGCATTTTGGAGATGGACAAAAATCGCAAATTGCGCATTTGACGAAGGTCTTGAAGAGATACAGCTGCATTTTCTCGGCCACTCAACTCCAGGTTATAGAGGGAATATTGAAATCCGGTAAATACCTCTTCTGTAATTATTAcacgaacaaaaaaatttcattgacgaATTTCGTGTGTTTAATACAAAATTCTATGAGGAttatatgaatataaaaacTTGGAAAAGTATTAATAATACAgtacaggttttttttttttcattgctatataaatttcttcaagagatttaaaatttttgttgtttttttttttggttgaaagCTTTTTTCCAAGAAACGTTATCGCAAACTAAACCTTACGTGGAGAAAACGCTGTAATCTTGTTCTCGCGAAAAATCAGAGTTctgagaaaatcaaattcttgGAAAATGTGGTTGGGAAGATCAGTTATGTTATTCCCGGACAAGTCTAGATGTTCCAGTGATGATTCCAAACCTCTCAATGATGCTGAATCCATTTCTCTGATGTCACAATCAGTAAAATAGAGTTCTCGAATTTTCGAATCTTTGAATGCACCCTCCTACGAATTCAATCAATCGATTCGTATTAATCAGTATTTTTAGTGATATTAAAACTTTGTATGTAATCGCCCAGATTTTctaatattcgataattataACATTTACAAGCATATAACAAGGATGCTGTTAAACTATGTGTAATCAATTTACGATACATTCGATCATGGTTGATCAAAATTCCAAGGATTCTTGCAAAATGACTATTTAgcatgatgtttttttttttaaagaaaagtgtatgaaaaatctttgtaaatatctcaTCATATTTCATACAAACCTCCACATGCTCAATAGGATTTCCATTCAAATATGTCTTattgactttgaaaaaatGCTGAAAAGAACCAACTGGAAGCATCTCAATTTGATTCCAATCCAATCTTAGAGTATCCAAAGAGATTTGCAATCCCTTGATTTCAGGTTCAGTTTGTGGTTGGATCATTCTGTGAATTTGATTGTAACTCAAGTCCAgtattttcaaatgttttaaTGGCGATAACTGGCTATAGGGAATCATTGTCATCTGATTTCCACTCAGATAAAGATAATTTAAATGCGCCATTCCATCGCGAAAGACCGATGAATCgaattccattaaattattCTCCCTCAAGTCTAGTGTTTCGAGGAATTTCAGTCCGGTAAATGCATCGGCTGGTAATTTATCGATTGTATTCTTGCCGAGGCGCAACGTTTGCAAGGAATTTTCCAAGCCTCGCCAATTGTCTGCGGCTATCGAGGATATCTGATTTCCTATGATACGACGAAGAAAAACTAGCAATTAAAAATCGCCCTcatgaatcaaaaaaaaaattaattttttcgcaAGATTTCCCTCGAAATCTCATTAATAGCTACTccatcaaagaaaaaattaattacctgtcaagtcgagaattttcaatttctggagatgcctgaaagACTTGCTGGGTACTTTGATAAGTTGATTGTACGGTAGTTCCAATTCCCATAACGATCTTTCAAGCCCTAGAAACGCCTCGTCTGGTATATCCGCAAGAGGATTATTTCTTATTTGCAGATTGTAAAGACCTGAAGGACAAGACACAAATACGCAATctagtatttaaaaaaaatcattgaatttctttcattatttaatagtTCAACAATACCTGTAGTAACGAGAAATTGGGGTTGAATGTGCCGTAATCCGTTATTACCcaatttgagaataaaaacttTGGAGGAATTGATCTGCTGTGGAATTCTGGGCATTGGGACATTTTCGCAGTTGACAATTCCAAGATCGGGGATTGCTTTCGAGCATGTGCAAAGTGGATTGAAAAAGCAGGGAGGATATTGAACTGGCAACTCATGCATCCTGACCATTGATGCCCAGAACATGAGAAGAAGAGTAGCAATGGTCATTGCATATCCAAGTTTGACAATTGCGAATAGACTCtagatgaaaatgaaaaaaaaaatggatttttattaaacatgTCCAATTATAAAGTTAGAAGAAAATTCTTTCACACAATAATCAAGTATGTTCAATTATGTATGTTCAATTCGTTTAATATCT
Protein-coding regions in this window:
- the Chp gene encoding chaoptin; protein product: MSLFAIVKLGYAMTIATLLLMFWASMVRMHELPVQYPPCFFNPLCTCSKAIPDLGIVNCENVPMPRIPQQINSSKVFILKLGNNGLRHIQPQFLVTTGLYNLQIRNNPLADIPDEAFLGLERSLWELELPYNQLIKVPSKSFRHLQKLKILDLTGNQISSIAADNWRGLENSLQTLRLGKNTIDKLPADAFTGLKFLETLDLRENNLMEFDSSVFRDGMAHLNYLYLSGNQMTMIPYSQLSPLKHLKILDLSYNQIHRMIQPQTEPEIKGLQISLDTLRLDWNQIEMLPVGSFQHFFKVNKTYLNGNPIEHVEEGAFKDSKIRELYFTDCDIREMDSASLRGLESSLEHLDLSGNNITDLPNHIFQEFDFLRTLIFRENKITAFSPQEVFTGFQYSLYNLELSGRENAAVSLQDLRQMRNLRFLSISKMPQSTLSPDDFLEFGIDVKELHIIQSNLNTIKGHTFTHVRGIKYLDFSENSISLIEETAFTEVGHSLITLKLAHALSTTEVPAKPFTALTNLQYLDLSNNQLRSMPENSFHFLKRIKRIEIQDNEISDIKKGTFQGDIHSTLEEVNFGYNHISNLQTHAFVDLAAMTILNLQDNKIEKIERRAFMNMNRLKYLNLRGNKMKTVNDESFQNLPDLEFLDMAYNQLTEFDFEWFDQVGTLAALKVNVSHNLIARLKINSSTYLPATSMYFAGGGSLQSNIKVLDLSWNNITDIMKFYFRPVEYSLTHLYLSNNELLNMTQGVFGSLPHLQWLDLRHNDIIEIEFDCFRNTKNIQVLLLSHNDIMDISADVLRTLKKLRILDLSHNRLRTLPDNVFTEPNLESLDLSHNQFMRLPIKSLSGPTAESLSILDMGWNMLSGIHTTDSISRLKGLTHLDVSYNRLVRLDDGVFSELSHLTELDLSHNKQLLLDSRGRTFYGLEDSLLTLRLSNISLLSVPELPFHRLRTLHLANNELASIPAELASNLSSLHHLDLSNNDLTVVPLITHTLSELRSFNLACNPITAVTNTSFLGPADSLIELDMRRLPLWTFESGALCKASKLRSLHLTAYTVIKNFNLPNLLQHNHGLRHLHIDIQNETNLEKEMKGNFPAKLYNFTFSGRDFKSVDKSILMGMRSPHLHFALYNTSVGKVPKEMFEIARSVRNVTVNLWNNDIKTLENPSNGHKPGATNKKFLMRLRMAGSHLICDCDIGWIEGWQRKQRQYQEDRCSYLPLRQYNFERDENNEYSCWDNGWDDDLRESYCSNKNNKSVQKTLKDDIECGWSSTSSFQVSWGLMVIVAVFAAYA